In Nakamurella antarctica, the following are encoded in one genomic region:
- the hisB gene encoding imidazoleglycerol-phosphate dehydratase HisB, whose amino-acid sequence MNRTARIERVTSESSVLVELNLDGSGQVDISTGVRFYDHMLTAFGVHGSFDLTVKSTGDTDIDAHHTVEDTAIVLGQALRQALGDKAGIRRFGDSFIPMDEALAHAAVDLSGRPYCVHTGEPESILGFTVGNNYPVVLNRHVFDSLAFHAHIALHVRVLSGRDPHHICEAQYKAVARALRAAVEPDIRVSGIPSTKGVL is encoded by the coding sequence GTGAATCGGACCGCTCGGATTGAACGTGTGACCAGCGAATCGAGCGTTCTGGTTGAACTGAACCTGGATGGAAGTGGCCAAGTAGACATCTCCACCGGTGTCCGTTTCTACGACCACATGTTGACAGCTTTCGGGGTGCACGGCTCATTCGACCTGACTGTTAAATCTACCGGCGATACCGACATCGACGCCCACCACACGGTGGAAGATACTGCGATTGTGCTCGGGCAGGCACTTCGTCAAGCGCTGGGGGACAAGGCGGGTATCCGGCGCTTCGGCGACTCCTTCATTCCGATGGATGAGGCATTAGCGCACGCTGCGGTTGATCTTTCTGGGCGCCCGTATTGCGTGCACACGGGAGAGCCTGAATCCATCCTCGGCTTCACAGTGGGAAACAACTATCCAGTGGTTTTGAATCGGCACGTGTTTGACTCCTTAGCTTTTCACGCCCACATTGCGCTGCACGTCCGGGTATTGTCCGGCAGGGATCCGCATCACATTTGCGAGGCGCAATACAAAGCGGTGGCCAGGGCGTTGCGTGCGGCTGTCGAGCCCGATATCAGAGTGAGCGGCATTCCCTCTACCAAAGGCGTGCTGTGA
- the hisD gene encoding histidinol dehydrogenase, giving the protein MKLNRIDLRAGLGDIRAALPRGTSDTAAAAATVATLVADVRERGASAVLDATEKFDGVRPPTLRVPASVIAEALQSMDPAVRAALTESISRARLGHQAQMPVETVTEIAVGAVVGQRWVPVRRVGLYVPGGLALYPSSVVMNVVPAQVAGVDGIAVTSPPQRSTGWPDGNVLAACALLGIDEVYAAGGAQAIALLGYGAVDTDGTVIDGVDVITGPGNVYVTAAKRLLRGTVAIDSEAGPTEIAVIADDSANPVHVAADLISQAEHDPLASSVLITTSETLAAQVDAELTVRVPATKHAARVAEALSGRQSATVLVSSIDDAVAVADAYAAEHLEIQTVDAAAVAARIRNAGAIFVGSYTPVSVGDYCAGSNHVLPTTGSARFSSGLNVTTFLKSLQVVTYDAGALREVADHVLVLSKAEDLPAHGEAVSARFES; this is encoded by the coding sequence ATGAAGTTGAATCGAATCGACCTGCGCGCTGGACTGGGCGACATCCGGGCGGCGCTGCCCCGTGGCACTTCGGATACGGCCGCGGCCGCTGCAACAGTGGCGACGCTGGTGGCCGATGTCCGCGAACGCGGCGCGAGTGCGGTGCTTGATGCAACCGAGAAGTTCGATGGCGTAAGGCCACCCACACTGCGGGTGCCCGCGTCGGTGATCGCGGAAGCTCTGCAATCCATGGATCCCGCTGTTCGCGCCGCGTTGACAGAATCGATCAGCCGGGCCCGCCTCGGACACCAAGCGCAGATGCCCGTGGAAACCGTCACCGAAATCGCCGTAGGCGCCGTGGTCGGCCAGCGCTGGGTTCCGGTACGGCGCGTGGGGCTGTACGTACCGGGTGGCCTCGCGCTCTACCCCTCAAGTGTGGTGATGAACGTGGTGCCGGCGCAGGTGGCGGGCGTTGATGGGATTGCCGTCACTTCGCCGCCGCAGCGCAGCACCGGTTGGCCGGACGGAAACGTTCTTGCCGCCTGCGCTTTGCTCGGGATCGATGAGGTTTACGCCGCCGGCGGCGCGCAGGCAATTGCGCTGTTGGGATACGGTGCGGTGGATACCGACGGCACCGTCATCGACGGGGTGGACGTCATCACGGGTCCGGGGAACGTGTACGTCACCGCCGCTAAACGACTGTTACGTGGAACTGTTGCTATCGACTCGGAGGCGGGTCCGACCGAGATCGCTGTCATCGCAGACGATTCGGCAAACCCCGTACATGTCGCTGCGGACCTGATCTCGCAGGCAGAACACGATCCGTTAGCCTCCTCGGTGCTGATCACCACCTCGGAAACCCTTGCCGCGCAGGTGGACGCAGAGCTAACTGTTCGCGTGCCCGCGACTAAACACGCCGCTCGGGTGGCCGAGGCGCTTTCTGGTCGGCAGTCGGCCACGGTGCTCGTTAGTTCAATTGATGACGCCGTTGCGGTCGCGGATGCCTATGCCGCCGAACACTTGGAGATCCAAACAGTTGATGCTGCAGCGGTTGCGGCCCGGATCCGCAATGCTGGCGCTATATTCGTCGGCTCTTACACACCCGTGTCGGTGGGCGATTACTGCGCGGGCTCCAACCATGTACTTCCCACCACCGGTTCGGCCCGGTTCTCGTCCGGGTTGAACGTCACTACCTTTCTGAAATCACTGCAAGTGGTCACCTACGATGCTGGCGCGCTGCGCGAAGTGGCCGACCATGTGCTGGTGTTGTCGAAAGCTGAGGATCTGCCCGCCCACGGTGAAGCGGTGAGTGCGAGATTTGAATCATGA
- a CDS encoding histidinol-phosphate transaminase, giving the protein MMGDRVLLSDLPLRSDLVGHKPYGAPQLTTPVQINVNENPFPPSAELIADLTASVAAAAADLHRYPDRDATELRAELACYLTRATGIEMGVDNVWAANGSNEILQQILQAFGGPGRTALGFVPSYSMHPIISSGTQTQWLQMPRLADFSVDMDAAVSLVAAQKPDVLFVTSPNNPTGASLPIADIRRLVLASESMVIVDEAYAEFSGRPSAITLIDEFPGRLMVVRTMSKAFAFAGGRLGYLAAAPAVIDALQLVRLPYHLSALTQAAALAALRHAESTLASVAVLISERNRVVAALQLLGVTVVDSDANFILFGMFADAAAAWQAYLDGGVLIRDLHIPGYLRASIGTPADNDSFLKVTEDIYAKMKEQ; this is encoded by the coding sequence ATGATGGGGGATCGAGTATTGCTGAGCGATCTTCCGCTGCGGTCGGACCTTGTGGGCCACAAGCCCTATGGCGCACCGCAATTGACCACACCGGTGCAGATCAACGTCAACGAGAATCCTTTTCCACCATCAGCCGAACTGATCGCGGATCTCACCGCGTCGGTGGCGGCTGCCGCTGCAGACCTGCACCGGTACCCCGATCGGGACGCTACCGAGCTGCGGGCCGAACTCGCCTGTTACTTGACGCGCGCCACCGGGATCGAAATGGGAGTCGACAACGTCTGGGCCGCTAATGGTTCCAACGAAATTCTTCAGCAAATTCTGCAGGCCTTCGGTGGGCCTGGCCGGACTGCGTTGGGGTTTGTGCCGTCTTACTCGATGCATCCCATTATTAGCTCCGGCACTCAGACGCAGTGGTTGCAGATGCCCAGGCTGGCGGATTTCAGCGTCGACATGGATGCGGCAGTCTCCCTCGTTGCTGCGCAAAAGCCCGATGTTCTCTTTGTCACGAGCCCGAACAACCCCACGGGCGCATCGCTGCCGATCGCCGACATTCGCCGTCTGGTACTTGCCAGCGAATCGATGGTAATCGTCGACGAGGCCTATGCGGAGTTTTCCGGCAGGCCCAGCGCTATCACCTTGATTGATGAATTCCCGGGTCGCTTGATGGTGGTGCGAACGATGTCGAAGGCATTCGCTTTCGCCGGCGGACGCCTGGGATATCTTGCCGCTGCACCGGCCGTCATTGACGCTTTACAGTTGGTGCGATTGCCCTATCACCTGTCGGCGCTGACTCAAGCGGCCGCGTTGGCAGCGCTGCGTCATGCCGAGTCGACCTTGGCGTCGGTAGCGGTGCTGATTTCAGAACGAAACCGAGTGGTGGCGGCTCTGCAGTTACTGGGTGTCACCGTCGTGGATTCCGATGCAAACTTCATCCTGTTCGGCATGTTTGCCGATGCAGCTGCGGCCTGGCAGGCGTATCTGGACGGCGGGGTGTTGATTCGCGATCTGCACATTCCCGGATACCTACGGGCCTCCATCGGTACGCCTGCGGATAACGACAGTTTTCTGAAAGTCACCGAAGACATTTACGCAAAAATGAAGGAGCAATAA
- a CDS encoding DUF2567 domain-containing protein, with product MKNPLLTVYLLIILGAIAVGAVHGLVWSFLAPGSKYKVFTDGTFAMLPTESLNRFTDFAIFALLGLAVGVVGAAALWHLRPYRGYPMLVVVTASAALASVQAGLVGQWAASGTAPSSIGPSKTESIVTAPPVLTGWPMLLAGPAAAVLVYTFLVAWNGLPELGRPAEAESLPVR from the coding sequence ATGAAAAATCCCTTGCTCACGGTGTATTTGCTCATCATTCTGGGCGCAATCGCGGTCGGTGCCGTCCACGGCTTGGTGTGGTCGTTCTTGGCCCCCGGTTCGAAATACAAGGTTTTCACCGACGGCACCTTTGCGATGCTGCCGACCGAGTCGCTCAACCGGTTTACCGACTTCGCCATCTTTGCGTTGCTCGGGCTGGCGGTAGGTGTGGTGGGCGCGGCTGCCCTCTGGCATCTGCGCCCCTATCGCGGCTACCCGATGCTGGTGGTTGTCACTGCATCGGCTGCGCTTGCTTCAGTGCAAGCAGGTTTGGTGGGCCAGTGGGCGGCATCTGGCACTGCGCCGAGCAGTATCGGCCCGTCAAAGACTGAATCGATCGTCACTGCGCCGCCCGTTCTCACTGGTTGGCCAATGTTGCTCGCTGGTCCCGCCGCCGCCGTTTTGGTCTACACCTTTCTGGTTGCGTGGAACGGGCTACCTGAACTTGGACGGCCCGCTGAGGCCGAAAGTCTTCCTGTGAGGTGA
- the hisH gene encoding imidazole glycerol phosphate synthase subunit HisH yields MKKVVVFDYGSGNLASAAKALRRAGADVEVTSDLAAAQEADGLVVPGVGAYAACMAGLLAVRGERVIGRRLAGGRPVLGICVGMQILFERGVEHGEITDGVGEWPGTVERLQAPIVPHMGWNTVKSGNGSALFAGMDPESRFYFVHSYGVRAWELEVSDPFTPPVVTWAEHGGDRFVAAVENGPLSATQFHPEKSGDMGAEVLSRWIALL; encoded by the coding sequence ATGAAGAAGGTCGTGGTGTTTGACTACGGCTCCGGCAACCTCGCCTCCGCGGCGAAGGCGTTGCGGAGGGCTGGCGCAGATGTCGAGGTAACCAGCGACCTCGCGGCTGCCCAAGAGGCTGACGGGTTAGTAGTACCGGGAGTGGGCGCGTACGCCGCCTGCATGGCCGGTTTGCTCGCCGTGCGTGGGGAGCGGGTGATTGGCCGCCGGTTGGCAGGGGGCCGCCCAGTTTTAGGTATTTGCGTGGGGATGCAAATACTGTTCGAGCGCGGTGTGGAACATGGTGAGATAACGGACGGGGTCGGAGAGTGGCCTGGAACCGTAGAGCGGCTACAGGCGCCGATCGTGCCGCATATGGGCTGGAATACGGTTAAGTCCGGCAACGGCTCAGCTCTTTTCGCGGGGATGGATCCAGAGTCGAGGTTCTACTTTGTGCACTCCTACGGCGTTCGCGCGTGGGAGCTGGAAGTCAGTGACCCCTTCACCCCGCCGGTGGTGACCTGGGCAGAACACGGTGGCGACCGTTTCGTCGCCGCTGTGGAGAACGGCCCATTGTCGGCAACGCAGTTCCATCCAGAAAAGTCCGGAGATATGGGAGCTGAAGTCCTTTCGCGGTGGATCGCCCTGCTGTAA